From the Gymnogyps californianus isolate 813 chromosome 2, ASM1813914v2, whole genome shotgun sequence genome, one window contains:
- the LOC127013320 gene encoding transmembrane protein 14C-like isoform X2, with product MAVDWLGFGYAALVASGGLIGYAKAGSVPSLAAGLFFGSLAGLGAYQLSHNPNNVWISLITSGTLTAIMGTRFYNSGKFMPAGLIAGVSLLMVGRLALKMVEKPHDK from the exons ATGGCAGTGGACTGGCTCGGCTTTGGCTACGCCGCCCTGGTGGCATCAGGAGGGCTCATTGGCTATGCAAAAGCAG GTAGCGTCCCATCGCTAGCTGCTGGCCTTTTCTTTGGGAGTTTGGCTGGACTGGGTGCCTATCAGCTGTCACACAATCCAAATAATGTTTGGATTTCTCTGA TTACATCTGGAACACTGACTGCCATCATGGGGACAAGATTTTACAACTCTGGAAAATTTATGCCTGCAGGGCTAATTGCTGGTGTCAG TTTGCTAATGGTTGGAAGATTAGCACTGAAGATGGTGGAAAAGCCCCATGATAAGTAA
- the LOC127013320 gene encoding transmembrane protein 14C-like isoform X1, with translation MSLGVFSMAVDWLGFGYAALVASGGLIGYAKAGSVPSLAAGLFFGSLAGLGAYQLSHNPNNVWISLITSGTLTAIMGTRFYNSGKFMPAGLIAGVSLLMVGRLALKMVEKPHDK, from the exons ATGTCTCTGGGAG ttttcagCATGGCAGTGGACTGGCTCGGCTTTGGCTACGCCGCCCTGGTGGCATCAGGAGGGCTCATTGGCTATGCAAAAGCAG GTAGCGTCCCATCGCTAGCTGCTGGCCTTTTCTTTGGGAGTTTGGCTGGACTGGGTGCCTATCAGCTGTCACACAATCCAAATAATGTTTGGATTTCTCTGA TTACATCTGGAACACTGACTGCCATCATGGGGACAAGATTTTACAACTCTGGAAAATTTATGCCTGCAGGGCTAATTGCTGGTGTCAG TTTGCTAATGGTTGGAAGATTAGCACTGAAGATGGTGGAAAAGCCCCATGATAAGTAA